The DNA segment GACTGGCCTCCCGAGCACCAGCTATGTAGCAGGCCCTGGGCACTCAGCACAGGCGAAAGTCCTTGCCCTGCCTCACAGAGTTGCCGCTGCAGTGGGGGTGGCAGACAGTGCACAGGTACACATGCAAACCTCACACTGCGTCAGATGGCGGGAGGAGTAAAGGAGGGAGGTGGAACAGGGGAGGGCGTGGGAGGGGTGGTTCTCATTCGTTCATTCTGCAAGTACCACGGAGCACCTGCTGGACAACGAACAGCCAGCAGACTCCAGGCAGCCCAGGCTGCTTTCCTGAACTCCAGGCCGAGCCCTGCCACTGCCTGTGCTTTACCACATGTTCTCCTAACCTTCACAGCCCTAGGAAGACATATTATCTACATCCCATTTGacaaatgaataaactgaggctcacagtTGCCCCTCACTGCTCCACAGCCCGCCCTTCCTTTAACCTGAGGCCAGAAATTGGACAGCATACTGACACACAGAACTTttcagagaacaggaaggcagcAGAGATTTCCTGTTTCTGGAGAGTGACCCAGTGTCGCCCCTCAGGCGGCAGTCACAGCTGCTGGGTACCTGAGAAAGCATCTCCATCCCCTGAGCCATTATGAACCCACATTTGCCACGTACAGGGACAAACCAGTGACCCAGACAGGCCCTGGACCCTCTAGGGGCCAAGCCCTGAGCAGCCACACCTCGTTTAACCCTTCCAGGAACCCTGTGACGAAACTGTCAGCATTATCtcatttacagaaaaggaaaccacgGGGTTGAGCAAGTCtcccaaagtcacaaagctgGTTAAAAACAGAGCTAGGATGTGACGCTAGACAGGCCAGTTCCACAGCTCAAGTTCTTAGACACTCTCTTTTCTTGCCACCTGAAAGGGAAGTACTACTAGACTCGGTTACAGCCCTGTATGCTCCACTGGGGCTGATTCTGCCCACAGGCCAAATGTCTGCAGACACAACTGATGGTCACAGCCGCAGGGAGGCCACTGACATCTAGGGGCAGAGGCCCAGGATGCTGCTGACCTATGTCAAGCACAGGACGGCCCCACAACCAAGAACTATCTGGCCCTGAATGTCAGGAGTGCCGTGGCTGAGAAACCCTATGATAGACCAAGACATTAAACTCAGTAAGTTAACTGACTTGCCCGAAGTGACCATTTGTCGAGTCAGAACCAAAGGCAAGGGTGGGCTCCATAATCCTTTGCTTCAGCCACACGCCTGCCTCCCCGATGGCAGCATTCCCTCAGGCTCCCCACCCACGTGCTCAGATCACAGGACTGTCCTAGAATGGCTTCTCTTCCTGACCCCTCCTCATTTTCTGACCCCACCACCAGACACGAAACAACCTCTCCTCCAACTTACCCCCAACTTACCTCCATCCTCACCTCCACCTTCACCCCCATCTCACCTCCATCCTCAGCTCCAACCTCACCCCTAACCTTACCTCCAGCCAGTCTTTATTGATCCGACTGAGAAGGATGATCACATCTCCAGCTTTGAAATTCAGCTCCAGTTTGCTGTTCCCAGTGAAGTCAAACAGGGCCTGGGAGAAGAATGGAGTAAGGCGGGAGGGAGGAAACGCTCACGGAGTCCCTTCTGAAGTGCCTTATGCACTTCGGCATCCCACTTaacagatgaagagactgaggctcagggacGAGGATAACCTGAGGCCACGCCATTGTTGGTGCAGAAGCTGGGATTAGAACCCAGGTCCTGGCTCCAGAACGGCTGTTCTTTCCAgacctggtgggatgagtgcggAGAGGGAGGAACCCAAACTCCCTGGAGGGAGCACCTTCCCTGGCCCCCCAGGCCTCCGTGTGGGCTCCAGCGCCCCCATAGCCCCAGGGCACTGACCACCCTGCTAGCTGCACCTTTCTACTGCGTTCCCCGGGGAGTGTGAGCCCCGGGAGGACAGGGCCTGGCCTAGTCTTCTCTGAGGCTTCAGTCTGCGGGGTGGGACTGGCCTGGAGACCAGGTAAGCTCGCCGAGTCACCAGGGGGCGGATTCATTCCCGCCTCTGTGCGCTAGTCACATCCCCTCCTCTCAGCTGGGCTGGGGGTCCTCGGTGTCTGAGGCAGAGGCAGTGGGGCCCTTTCTTCCTAAGGCACCCAGCCCCATCCTAGGCATCCAATGGGCACCCAGCAGGAGGGGCCTAGACACTGAAGCGCAGAGCAAGGCTGCTGCCCAGAGGTGAAGCCGAGGGCCCAGCCCCGAAGGTACCTCTGCTCGTGGGGCTGCCATGCGGTCCAAGCCAGCTCCGGGTGGGGACTCAGTCTTGctgtggagagagaagagaggcttGTCAGCCCTCCTGGTCCCCTCAGGGCCCAGCTTCCTGCTTCTGTGCCTGGAGGAGACCCTCATCAGAGGCAGGAAGGGCCGGGGAGGGAGAGGACGTTAAAATGCAGCTACAATTGCTCCTCTTGGTCACCACACTCACCCCCCAGCACAGAGGGATGGTATCCCCCTCTGTGGGCCGGgagctggggctcagagaggcagTGCAGAGGAGGCTATACATTTGTGTCACAGCTGTTCTTCCCTCTGCTCCCACACCCAACCTCTAACTCTTCAGCCCAGGAAATGGGCTTGGAGAGGGGCTGTGCTCTGCTGCAGGACCCAGGCACCAGAGCCGCTTTGACATAAGGGCGGGAGGAAGGAGGGCACACATGGTGGGGGGTGCAGTCCCTGGGGTTCTTAGCAACAGCCTCGCCTTCGGAAGCCCAGCCCTATTTCAGTGGCTTGGATTTCCCAAGATTTTCCTGCTTAGGATGGGGCTGGAAGGGAGTGGGCTCTTTGGAATAAAGCATGAGCAGCAGTGTCCCCTTGCAGGCCAGCGTGATGTGCCAGGAGCCACAGCTGACCAAGGCACGAAAACCAGCTAGGGGCAACGGGTCCCCGGAGATGCTCCAGGGATGTTTGCAGATAGAGGggctcctccctcctctccccactccccgtTCTCCTGGTACCCGGAGCCCTCTGGCCACCCCTGGTGTTGACACCAAGCTCTCCCCATCAGTGCCCCAGCCCCTGTGCTCGCACAGCAAAACACACCCACCTCTGtccctccaggccctgcccttgATTTTCCAAGCTCATCCAACAAGCCAAACTATCCTGGGGTGTTCAGGATGGAGCTGATCTCTTACAAGGAAAAGAAGAGCCTCTGCAGCAGGGGCCTCCAGGACAGGGCACCTGGGCAGGGGGcagcggcccagggctctggcGGGTGGGAGCACAGGGCCCCCTCACTCACACTTTCCGGGTGCGCGGGCGGAGCCGGCGGAGCGCCTGGGGCACCTGCTCCGAGTCATAGGGCGACTGGTAGAAGAAGATGCGGACGTCCTCGTCCATCAGCACCCAGATGGGCAGGCCGAGGAGGCTCTGCGTTTGGGTGGGGAAGCAGGATTGGCGGGGTGGTCAGCAGAGAAGTCTGGACATCTCAGCCCCATCCCCACACTGTCCCCCTCCATTAGTGTGTTCTCTGCCTGATAACAGAAacaagatatattttttaaatctcaacaGACCGAAGGGAACATTTCACAGACTTTGCTCTTGGGTTCAAGGTCAGGAGGGGACCAGCTGGCTTGAGAATTGTTCATTTGGAAAATACCACAAGGTCTGCAGACATGCTAAGGACCACGACGACAGCTCACGTGACGTGCTGGTGACTGTGCCCAGGCACTGCGCAGAGGGCCACACTGTGTGACCTTGCTCCATCTCACAACCACCTGGGAGTTAGGGTCAGAAGGGCGAGGGtgcctgcccaaggccacacagcctaGCCAGTGACAGCTGGGGCAACCAGAGCTGCCACCCGCCAAGGCCCATGGTCAAAATGAGACAATCATGGGCAAGCATTCCCTCAAATAACCCAAAATGACAACAGTTGGTTGTATTATGACCTGAAAAACACTTCCTGATACTTTATCTGCTATTAcacttggggaaactgaggctcaaagagggaAAGCACCTGGCCCAGTTGGCAGAACTAGAAAGCGGTGGGTTCAGGACTCTCACCCGATCTGATTCTGCTTACACGCACCACAATGCAGCGACCTTGAGGCTGGGAGGCCACAGAGTACCCCGAAGTGGGCGGAGTCAGAGCCCCACACCTCCCACTGCATGAGTCCCCAGGAGCACTGTGCTCAGCTTGGGTGCTGGAGCTCCCAAGGCACCCCAACCCCCCCTTGGAGAGCCTTACAGGGgcagctgggtggggaggggccagGAACTCTATCCTAGAGGAACTGGGAAGGCAGAGCCTGGAAAAGACACGCTATTCTATGGGGAGGGCTGGGAGGCAGCCCGGAGATGGGTTTAAGGGCGCAGACACTGAGCCAGGCTGCACTGGGGtcacatcccagctctgcccctcacCAGCTGGTGACCACGGGCAAGCGTGCCTCTGTATGCTCATAATAAAATGGGCATGTTAATAATGCCTCTTTCATGGGATTGCGTAAgggttaaataaaatgaatgtgtGCATGACACTTAGAATATCACCAGCATCCAGCAAGTGTCCCATCAGAGCAGAAACTGATGGTTGTCTGTTACTACAGCTGAGCACAGCGAGTAACAGCACAGCCCTGGAGTCACAGAGATGTGCATTCAATCCATCCCTCCTACCCACCTGCTCTGTGACACTGAGTGGGTGActccacctctctgtgcctccatttcctcatttgtaaataagGATAATAGTACGTGACTCACCAAGGTTTTGAGGGAATGAACTAAGCCTACTCATTTATCCAACAAATGTGTACCAGGAGCCTCCTGGTGGCCAGTTGAAGCACTCCACAGGCCCCGGTAAGGTGGTCATTCCCCATGACTCATACTCTTCAGGAGGAcagtggggaggggtgggtggaaGTTCCAGGAATCAGGTTTTGCTAATCCCTGTCCAACAGTGCGCATCAGCCGGGGTCAGGTGAGAGCAGTAGCGAGCTCCCCATCTCTGAACGGTTGAAGCCCAGGATGGGGCTGCCACGGCGGATTCCTGCACTGATTGGCCTCTGGGCTTTGAGGAGCCCAGTCAGACACAGGCAGGCAAGGATGGGATCCTCCAGGCTGCGGGTTGCCAGGGCCAGTGTGGGATGAGGAGCCCTCCCTCCGcagcctcttctccctccctgcagggTCAGCTCTCCTCTCCTAGCCTGGCCAGGAGGAGATGGGAGCTGCTAGCCACCTAGCCACCTGGAGGACCTGGGGTCCCAGCGCCCCCTTGAGGGGAGATGCCCCAGTGCTGGAGCCCAGGGGCTTCCCACCCTACTCCTCTCTGCTCAGAGCCCAGGAATTCCTGCTGCCACAGAGGCAGgctggccatctcctccctccTCGAGGTCCCCCTgtgctcctcctgccctctcaGTGCACTGGAGTTAGGATCTCTCACATTCCGGAAGCAGTTCACAGTTTCCAAAGCACTTTCCTGTCCTCTTCTCAATAGCTCCTGGCGTCACTCCCCTACCCTGAGAGCTGTGAGCAGGGGGGGCACCGCCCCACTTCACAGGCGAGAggaccaaggcccagagaggatgAGCAACTCGCCCCCAGTCACCCAGACAGTCCGTGTCAGAGAGAAGACGGGAGACTCCTCGCTCGGTGCCCtacacaggagagcagaggaggagggggagctGTCCCCGCCTGCAAGGACACCTCTGGGCTACGAGGACGGCTCCCCCCGTTTCCTCAGCCACCCATCAGGCCATGGCTTTAGGCCTCTGGTGACGGGTGCTCACCACCTCATGAGGAACACTGTCCCTTTCTTGCCCAGCTCTGACTGATGGCAGGCCCCTCCTGACCTGGTCTCTGCTCTTCAGACACTCTTTCCTCCGTGCTCCCATTGCCGAGGGGTGCACACAGTTTACAGGCTGAGGAATGTTCAAGGGCAGCCAGCCAAGGCCCAGGACTGCAGCTACAAACTTGTCCTGGGCCCTGGCAAGGGTGTCTCTCTCCAGTTTGCACAAAGGCACTGTATGAGAGAGCTGCACCCTGGCCCGCCCGCCCCTGACTGACAGACCCTGCTCTTCGTGACTTCATGAGCCAGCGGTCTGCACTCCCACTGGCAGCGGGCGCCTCAGGGGCAGCCACTGGCATCTGTCCACCTCTGCATCAGCACACCCGGCACAGACAGTCCATCTGTCCATTCAAAGCGGGGCTCCTGCACCTGCTCCAGTGCTCATGCCCTACCTCCAGAACCCTGAGAACATCCTTTTTCTCCCTCAAGGCCAGGCCTATAAGGACTGAAGATGGGCCCATGGGAACAAGGAAAACCAACCCTGATTCCCAAAGCCAGGCCGAGGGTGgttcctgcctcccacccccaactccacaATACCCGGGGGCTCCCAGGGGCCAAGGTGGCCCTGCGTTACCTTCATGTAGGCATTGAGGGCAGGGATCCGCATCTCCGCAATCTCCTGTTTCACACCCATGTAGACTTTGGCTGAGGAAACACAAGGAGCTCCTCTGGAGTCTGGCCCACGAGCCTGGTTCTGGGCTTGGAGCTGCCCACCAGGCCCAGAATCCCCCCACCAGCTCAGTGCCCCTCCACCCGAAGAGGCCGCTGTGGATCAGCCACCATCCAGCCTGCATCCTCTGACTTGCACTACGGCCTGCTGGCCctgcacgcgcgcgcgcgcacacacacgatTCTCAGCTCTGAGAAAACAGGATCTTTCCTTTGCTCACAGCAATGTCCCCATCGCCTGAGGACAGTCGTGCTCAACCCTGGCTACACATTCAAGTCGTGCAAGGAACATTTACAAATCTCACTATGTAGGACTCACCCCAGCACGATTAAGTCACAATCTCTGGGGCTGGGACTCAAGCATCAGGATTCTTTAAATCTCAAGGTACTTCCAATATCCCACCAAGATTAAGAACCATGGGTCTAGAATAATCCCCAagtcaataaacatttgctgagtaGATGAAAGAATCATTCCTAAAAAGCAAGGCCGAGTGTTTTGGGGAAAGCCCAGCAAAGATGAATGTCCTCTCCAGGCAGGAGCCGGGGTCAGCCACCCAGCCCGAGAGGCCCCACCAGAAGGCGACGTGAGAGCTGTCGGCTCCCTCTGCCCACGAGACAGGCAGGAGCCGGGCtcaggcaggggcaggagggtggCGGCGCAGGTCTGAGGTGGAGACAGACATTCGGAAGTTTCTAGGAAGAAAGAGGCACTTAAAGTCGCTGGCCCTGGTCAGATTGCAGGGCAGCAGGAATTGGGAGAAGACAGGGCCGAGAATGCCGGCCTTCTGGGGAGCAGCTGAGGAGGAGCTTCTGTAAGGAGAAGCCGGGGGAGCAGCCAGCGAGGGGCGGGGGGGCTGGGAGACGCTGGAGACAGAAGGCTGGACAAGCTTCCCGGAGGAAGAAGCAGGACAACAAGCCGAGGCCGAAGATGTGCCCACAGCAGCCAGCACAGACAGGTCACCAGCCCCGTCCCGAGGGGAATTCAGCGGGGCAGTAAGAGCCCAACTGGGCTAGTGGGCTGAGCAGATGGTGGATGAGAAGCCGATCTCCTGATGAGAAGGCAGTGAAGATTTattgtaaaaggaagaaaaagaggcctCTGAGGGCTCTTGGGGTTCGAGGAGGCTTGTCCCTGAGTGCCTGCTCAGGAACCACGTGTTTGTGAAGATGGAAGAGAACAGCGGAGCCTAAGGAGAAGCTTGGCAGAGTCGGTAAACACAGGAGAAGGTGAGCGACTAGCAACGGTGGGACGAGCTGTCACAGGAAAGCCTCGAAAGAGAGGAGCAGGAGAGAGCCTGGCAGAGAGGCCAGCTTAGACAGAGCAGGAGAGACCcctcccctgctgcccagggtgggGCAAGGGGCAGGAGCAAGTGGAACCAGGTCCAAAGGAGGAAAAAGATGCCAGGAGCCCCTGGGGGACAGCCTTAGTTGCCCACGGGGCTGGAGGAACCATGGCAGAAACAGAAAGCAAGAGTGAGCTGAAGTGGGGTTCAGAGCTGGAAGAAGGAAAGGTCAGGAGGGGTTTGGGCAGGGACGCTCATCTGCAGCCTGCGGGGCACAGAGGACACCCCATGTACCCCACACCCCAAGCAGCTGGGGTTTTCTCCTGCAGGGCTCAAGCAGGGAGGTGCTGAGAAGCCAGAGTCTGGCGCCCATCCATGGTGCGTGTCAGGACCGAGCTGGGGTGGCAGGTCTGGTACAATAGCTGAGGGGACGGTACTGAAGCAGAAACGTGAGGCTCAGAGTGCCCCAGAAGAGGCAGAGGGAGTGCACTAGAGGAGCAGTGTGTGTTCACGGACGGAGCGAAGGGAAGTCCCGTCTCCAGGAGGAGAGGCCGGTGCTGACATGCTCCAAACCGTGGCCTTTGTGGTGGATGGCTGAAGCAGGGTGGACACAAAGGCCACTAGAGCACAAAAGGTCAAGGGCTCTGAGGCCAGTGAGCTGGAGGTGGCAGCCATGACTGCCAAGAGGGGGACCATGGACTGAAGGAATGGCTTCCACAGGAGCTAAAATGGAATAACCAAGCAGTGTCAGCGCAGCCAGCAGGAGAGGCCGATGGGTGCCCCTCTGTCCTGGGGTGGGACGCAGCTCCGCAGGTAGCAGGGCTGCAGAACCTGCCTGCCTACCTGGGAGGGTGGGCAGGCTGCAGGTGAAGGGGCTGGTCTTGTTGTCCTGCCCGAAGCGCTCCTCCAGCTTGCTCTGCAGGGCATAGAACTGGCGGTAGCGGCGGTAGATGAGATACTTGGATCCCCCTTTCGTCTTCACCTCGATGACAAAAACCTGGGGAGGACAGAGGCCAGGGGGTAGGACCTCAGAGGCGGGAGCAGAAGAGTACGGGGTTCAGAGGCCCTGGGGTTAGATTTCTACCTTGGCATTACACCTGGGGCCGGATACTTCTTTGTTTTGGGGTCCATCCTGGGTACTGGAGGGTGTTAGGCAGCACCCCTGGACTCTACCCACCAGTGCCAGTCCCCTGCCTTGAGTAAAAACATCTCAAGATATTTGTTGTCAAACATTTTCTGGGGGATGGACTTGgcctgttgagaaccactgggacAGAAGTTAAGAGATGAAGGAGTTGGAGTTTCAGAGGTCAGAAGGCAAAGGTTCAGAGGTCAAGTGGGTGGGGTTTCAGAGGCCAGAGGGTAAAGGCTTAGGGGTCTCTCTTACAAAGTAGCTGGTGAAGCCTCTTTTCTCCTCGATGTCGGCGATGTTGGCCGAGATGGCGATGTCATCTGGAAGCTGTTCAAAGTCgctgagggaggtgggagaaaatAAATCCTGGTTGTTATCAATCTGAAGTGTTCAGTGGGCCCACTGGGCATGAGGCTGTATGGAAAGTGATCCAAGGGGGTGTCCAGCATTCCTCATTTAATACCCCTTCCAGTCCCAGGCCAAGGCACAGACCCTACCTTGAGAGTGCAGGCACTTGGAAATGGGACATACAGCAACTGCCACATACTAGTCTACATGGCTTTGTGACTGCATTATTCACCTGGAACAGTGCATCAAGCACCTGCTCTATATCACACCCTGTTCCAGACCCTAGGCCAAGGGGTAAACAAAGTCAATACATCTCACAGAGAGAATGGCTAATCATGGGCAGGTTGGGGAAATTCTCatagaggaggtgacatttgagccagTCTAGAAGGTCAACTAGGAACCCCCCAGGGCAGGGCACAGGGGGAGGGCCTTCCGGGAAGAGGGAACAGCACTGCTAAGGTTCCAAGGCCTCTGGAGTGGGCTCAGGTCTAGTGTGGCTGGAGTCTGGTGAGATCAGAGACTGAACAGGCAGGTGAGGCCAGGCTGAGGAGAGGCTCCAGAGCTGAGCTAAGGAACCTCTTCAGGCAACAGGGAGCCTTGCAAATCTTCAGGACAGAATGAAACCAAACACAATGGGAAGCCAGTGTTAGGAAGCCAACTCAGGCAGCTGTGTGGAGAGTAAAAGGAAGGCAGACACTGAAGGGGCAGAGGACCCCTGGAAGGCCCTGAAGTGGACCCACTAGAGATGTGGGCCTGAGCCAGACAGTGGGGACAGAAGGAAAGGACAGACACAAGGGACACCACTGTTGGTAGACATTGTTGCATTTGTGTGTCCCTTGCTTCTTCCTGCTAATCAAGCTCCAGTTGTTTTCAGGGTGGCACAGTGCCTAACCCCAAGGTTATGATTGGTCTGAGCCAAACATAATGAtacctttcctgcttcccagcctcccttgcagctaggagcAGCCATGTGaccagttctggccaatgagacatAAGAGGAAATCTTGGGGAGTATTTGCTTTCCTGAGCCAGAGGGATGGATAAggcctccccttctcccttccatcTGCCTTGAAAGCAGGTGTGACATCTCAACCTGCAGCAGCTATTCTGGACCCATGAGGCAAAAACATGGGGAAGACCAAAGGAATCTCTGG comes from the Manis pentadactyla isolate mManPen7 chromosome 10, mManPen7.hap1, whole genome shotgun sequence genome and includes:
- the NCF4 gene encoding neutrophil cytosol factor 4, with protein sequence MAAAQQLRAESDFEQLPDDIAISANIADIEEKRGFTSYFVFVIEVKTKGGSKYLIYRRYRQFYALQSKLEERFGQDNKTSPFTCSLPTLPAKVYMGVKQEIAEMRIPALNAYMKSLLGLPIWVLMDEDVRIFFYQSPYDSEQVPQALRRLRPRTRKVKTESPPGAGLDRMAAPRAEALFDFTGNSKLELNFKAGDVIILLSRINKDWLEGTVRGATGIFPLSFVKILKDFPEEEDPTNWLRCYYYEDTISTTKDIAVEEDLSSTPLLKDLMELMRREFQREDIALNYRDAEGDLVRLLSNEDVALMVRQARGLPTQKHLFPWKLHITQKDDYGVYNTVP